The sequence TCTTTACTGCTCAAAATCAGTTTGcaattttgagatttaattaGAAAGATTCTGATTCTTgcttcaagtttgaaactttttgCTTTCCTGGGGTTTTCTGTTTTGATCTTCTTTTTTGCATTTGAGTGAAATTTTATGCTTTAAGTATGATCATCTTCTTAGCTAATTTCATGCTTGACAAACTAAAAATAGCTAATCTAACTTATTCTTTGAGCTCAATTTTGGAATTTTGTGATTAATTGAAGTTTGAAACTTTTGCTTTCTTGGGATTACCTAATCTTTTTGCATTATTTGAAATTCTATAACTTGGTATGCTTTGCTTATTTGCTCATTTCAAGTTTTACTGCAAAAGTATTTAATAGTATCTAGTAGGTTCATGAGAATTTTTGCATAGAGACTTCTCTGaacccattttgaaaatttctgATTCTTGGTTTAAGTTTGGAGCTTTATGATTTATTGAGGATTCTGTCTTGACACCCTATTGAATTAGATGAAGTGAATGTTTGGATTAACTTATTGCAAGTGTTTCTGCTTTTAATACTTTTAggctaaaaaggaaaaaaaataagctAAAAGCTGGGTATTTTCAACTTATGACTTTTTgcttttagcttataagctatTTTTTAAAAGCCAATCCAAACGTCCTCGAAAATCTGTTATCTTATAAGGTTGTCATATGTTTAATTTTCTGTTTTATGATGATATGACAGGGATTATTCTGCTTGAGATAAAATGTATAGATGGGTTACTTTTCTTGTTTTGCTGACTTACATGTAAATAATGTTTTTCTTCCTACAgccaaaatttttgttaattggCTGGTTTTAAATTCCTATCTTTATTTGGCAATGTTCCAAGATCATGAAGGTTGAGATATATTTACTTAacgaaaaaaaaatgtttttaatcttGTATTTGGGGATATGCTTGGTTAATGCTCATGATTTTGTGTNAGAGACTAAATTTTATATAGTACGTGTCCATTCCTCTTCTCTCCTTTCTCCATCTCTCACTCTCTCTTACTAATCATGGATCTTCTCTCCCTAAAATCCACTGTTTTAGTCTCAAAAAAGCATGGTAGGAACTACCTCCTTGGGTTAAAATTTAACTATCTGCAGCTTCAAGGTAACCCTTTTTAACCTACTCAGAGTATGTAGACTTGCAGTGAAACAAGGGGTACCAGAATGAGATGTTTATGAAGAATTGACTTAGAATGTGAAAAGAGTGAATCTTTACTGCTCAAAATCAGTTTGcaattttgagatttaattaGAAAGATTCTGATTCTTgcttcaagtttgaaactttttgCTTTCCTGGGGTTTTCTGTTTTGATCTTCTTTTTTGCATTTGAGTGAAATTTTATGCTTTAAGTATGATCATCTTCTTAGCTAATTTCATGCTTGACAAACTAAAAATAGCTAATCTAACTTATTCTTTGAGCTCAATTTTGGAATTTTGTGATTAATTGAAGTTTGAAACTTTTGCTTTCTTGGGATTACCTAATCTTTTTGCATTATTTGAAATTCTATAACTTGGTATGCTTTGCTTATTTGCTCATTTCAAGTTTTACTGCAAAAGTATTTAATAGTATCTAGTAGGTTCATGAGAATTTTTGCATAGAGACTTCTCTGaacccattttgaaaatttctgATTCTTGGTTTAAGTTTGGAGCTTTATGATTTATTGAGGATTCTGTCTTGACACCCTATTGAATTAGATGAAGTGAATGTTTGGATTAACTTATTGCAAGTGTTTCTGCTTTTAATACTTTTAggctaaaaaggaaaaaaaataagctAAAAGCTGGGTATTTTCAACTTATGACTTTTTgcttttagcttataagctatTTTTTAAAAGCCAATCCAAACGTCCTCGAAAATCTGTTATCTTATAAGGTTGTCATATGTTTAATTTTCTGTTTTATGATGATATGACAGGGATTATTCTGCTTGAGATAAAATGTATAGATGGGTTACTTTTCTTGTTTTGCTGACTTACATGTAAATAATGTTTTTCTTCCTACAgccaaaatttttgttaattggCTGGTTTTAAATTCCTATCTTTATTTGGCAATGTTCCAAGATCATGAAGGTTGAGATATATTTACTTAacgaaaaaaaaatgtttttaatcttGTATTTGGGGATATGCTTGGTTAATGCTCATGATTTTGTGTCTTTCTTATAGATTATTATGTTAGTACATTCAGCCTTGATAAGTAACTCCCTTTTCTTGATCAGGCTTTTAGTTTTTGACATTGTTACCCTtctagaagaaaagaagaagaaagattttCAGGATTGTTACTATTTGAACATGTACACTAGTTCATGATGGAAACTGAAGATAAAACACTGTTTTGTTTTTGTCATTGGGGTAAGAAGAATAAGGTGCTTCCAGATGGATCCGCTTCGTATGTGGGAGGTATTACCCGACAGGTTATTGCAAAAACAGGCATAAAGTACGAGGATTTTGTGAATGCAGTTTTTCACCGATTATGCATTGATCCTTCGGATAAGATCTTACATTTTACTGTTAAGTTTGATAGGTCCCAATTGATACAGCTGAGCGACCAAGAAGATGTCAATACTCTCTTGCAATTCAATGATGATTTTGCACATGTTTATGTATCAAGTTTGGAGATGGAGCCTCATTCTACACTCCCGTCAGTTGGCGCGAAAAAAATAGAACCTGTTGTTTTTGATCTTGAACTAGATACTAATCCTGTACGCAATGATGAGAATGATTTGGCAAGCCCTCTGAAGAAGGCACAGTCTAACCAGTCAGCTGGAGATAGTAATCCTCTGAAAAAATCATGGGCTCACCAGTCAATTAAGGACAGTAAACCTCAGAAGAAAGAAGCTGTGGCCAGTGAACAGGCTTCTAGACTGCCTTCAGGTGGTGCGAAAAAAGTTAAACTTACTATTGATTCAGATTCTGATTCTGGTTCTGATTCAGAGTCAGAATCAGAATCAGATACTGTTCCTGATGGTAATCTTCCAGAGGTGTATGATTATCCTGACCCTGAATTTAGTGTTTTTGACAAGCATAAAGCACAGAATTGCTTTGCAATCGATCAGATCTGGGCGTGTTATGATACGGTTGATGGTATGCCAAGATTCTATGCCCACATTAGGAAGGTATACAGTCCTGAATTTAAGGTGATGTTCAGTTGGCTTGATGCTTATCCAGAAGATGAAAGGAGCAGAGCTTGGGTCGGGGCAGAGTTGCCTGTTGGCTGTGGGAAATTTAGACGTGGAAGTACTGAATTCACTTCTGATCGACTTACATTTTCTCATCAAGTGCAGTGCGGAATGGGGAAGAGAGGTCTATACATTGTATATCCAAGGAAAGGAGAAACGTGGGCCCTTTTCAAAGATTGGGATATGAGTTGGAGCTCTGATCCAGATAATCATAGGAAGTACAAGTATGAAATTGTGGAGATAGTTTCTGATTATGTTGTGGATGTTGGTGTTCTTGTTGCTTATTTAGATAAAGTTTCCAGATTTGTTAGCCTTTTCCAGCGAATGAGGCCGACTGAAGTTGGTACATTCTTTGTAAAGCCAAATGAACTTTACAAGTTCTCTCATCAAATTCCTTCTTTTAAAATGACTGGAACTGAACGAGAGGGTGTACCTGCGGGATCCTTTGAACTTGATCCTGCTTCTTTACCCCTCAGTCCTGATGATATTTGGTACCCTGGAAAAGTTATGGAAGACAGCAGGGCGGTTAATTCTGAACCTGTAGAAAATGATTTACCTGCAGTTCCACTTAGAGCTAGAGATAAATCAAGGAAAGCAACATCAGTGAAGTCTGGGGATGACATCCATGCTACTGATGGAGAGTCTTCTAAGGTTCAAATAACTCCTAAAAAAATGAACACCTCTGAGAAAAAGCGAACTCAAATGAGCTCTTGTTCTGCCAATGACGGTCCTTCCACTGACTTTGATGATAATTGTGTTAAAAAAAGCCGTCACTCAAGTCCCCGCATGCCAATTCATTTGTCATGTCAAGCTGATAGAGATTTGCATTCACGCACGAAGAGCTTTGGTCTCAGCAACTCCGTTGGAAGTTCCAAACAAATATCAACTTTTTCGGTTGATAAAGgttttgaagaaactttttgTGATTTTGAGATGGAAAGATCTACAGGGAAGTTTCAAGTAAATCAGGTATGGGCTATTTATGGTCAAAATAGTACATTGCCAAATACTTATGCACTGGTTAAGAAGATAGTTCCTGCGCCATTCAAATTGCATGTAGTCCTGCTTGAATCATGTGCAGGGCCTAAAAATGCTGCTCAGTCAGTTTGTGGAACGTTCAAAGTCCAGAATGAAAAACATCAAGCCTATGATCCTAGCTCATTCTCCCATGTGGTGAAAGCAATCTCTACTAAGAACAGGTTTGAAATCTATCCAAGAGAAGGAGAGATTTGGGCACTGTACAAGAGCTTGAAAAAAACAGGTTTGGATCCAGACAAGTTTGAGTACGATATAGTGGAGGTCATTGAGTATTCAAAAGAGTGGATAAAAGTTTCATCCCTGGTTCGTGTGGATGGTTTAAAGTCTGTCTTTAAACAGCAAACATCGAATTCTGTTACTTTGGAAATACAAAAAGATGAGTTCTGGAGATTCTCTCATCAGATACCTGCATTTCAGCTGACTGGAGAAAAAGGAGGGGTTTTGAGAGGCTGCTGGGAGCTTGATCCTGCTGCAGTACCGTGTTCTCTGTTAAGTGATGCACCAGTTAGTGTGTGATGGGATCAGTTATCCTGGATTAACACACTGATGGCCTTTTGTTCTTATAAGTTTCTTGCTAGATGATTACAAGACCGGAATGTAGCTATAGGGAGGGAAACAAGGTAGCACTCATGATTCTGTAGTTTTTGGAAGTTGTATATTATGGTGCCCTGCTCATCCCCCTCCCCCTTTTGTAATGGGTTTATACACCTAACAAAGGACTAAATACGGTAGGTAGTCACCACGTTATTGTAAAGATTAATTATGTACAAGCAGAAGGGGAAAAAAATAGAGATTATGTAGGCATGATAAATTCCCCCTTCTGCTTTACTCCAGTGAAAGGTGTTTTTAACCAGAACTCACCGGTAGTGAGTTGGTGACGCCATAGTCTAGAAAAGCTGGCCTCCGCGATCGTTCAACTTGATTTGGAAATGAATGACTTCGTGACTTGGGTGAAATTGAAGGTTGATATCATACAAGTTCATTGACTGCATAACGCCACCTTCACAAGACCCCTCTCATTGGGGATCTCACTGTGTATGTTGTTAATTACAGTCGAGATTGTGAAACCATTGtaagttttttaaaatgaaGGGTTGGAAGAGACAACTTGAGCACAGTTCGCCAGCGTGTCTGTGACCTCCGTGATTATATCAATCAAGTCTCATGGTGAAATATCCAAGTTAATGTTAGAACTTCGTAATCTTAAAATATCTATTTGGCTTGTGAATTGTTCAGAAGAAAATCTTAATCTGAAACCAATATTAAGTAGTAACATTTCATGTCGATGAGCTCCAAACTACATATAAATGATAGCCATGTCATTTTCTCTGCATCTTTCCTTTCCTTCTTCTAAATGCTGAAATCTCAGTTACTAGACTCTTTATATAACTGTCGCGCAGAAAGCTAACAACCCTGCTTTAAGACACAAGCTATTAGAACAACAAAGGTTATGTCAATTGTTCGAGGGAACTAAAGGACAACAGTTAAAAACCGATTACAAGAGACCTCTCCGTTGATATGTAAGGGTGTGGTACAGTTTCACCAAGAAGGCACTTCCCCAGCTATATGCAAAGAACTGCAGCTAAAATTCAGAAAAACGACAAACATATTTGGCATGGTAACCTGCAACATTAAGCCAGAAACATATTTTTAGGTGGCTTAAGCAGGAGAATGATGGGTCCAATTTCAACAGGTGGAGGATATACTATTTCCTCCAATTAAATAAACCCTCCATAGCAGATTCACGAAATCGGTGAAGTATAATTTAAAGCAAGCTTTAATGGAGCAAGTTGGCAGTGATTGAGAGCACATTCTGTCGGGCCGTTCCAAGCTAATGATGTCTACGACGATCCTTCTCCCGTGATGAATAAGACAGGTAATCACGATCTGCATACACAGAAAGTTGTCAAATACAGTCCATTAGAAGTCAGGACTAAAGATCAGACAAAAGTATATAGTTGTTTACCTCGAGAAGATTGATGTTTTGGTTTCTCTGAGTGACCTGCAGTATTTAGATCAGCTTGAGTAAGGCAAAGCAGAAAAACTGGCCAATAAGACAGAGAAAAAACTGGACATTAAACATTCAGAAATCTACATGAATGTCAAGAAGTCTGGAAATTAGACAATTGCAAGTCAACCAGAACTTACCTTTGTCTCTTGAACGATGACTCCTTTCCTTGGATTTTTCTCTGTCCCTTTCGAAGTCATCTCTCTCCCTTTCCCTGTCAGATTCCCTTCCCCTATCACGTTCACGAGACTTTAGTCTTTCCTTatccctctctctctccctaTCTCTGCCCCTGTCCCTCTCTCGATCCTTGTTCTTTTCTCCACCAGCATCTATTCTATGGTCAGTTCTTCCTGGCTCTTCTTTTGACTCCCCTTCTGAAGGCATGTTTTTTGAGTCATCATCACTCTTCTTTGAGTCCTTCAACTTATCAAGGACAGCTTTTGCATCTGCCTCCTTAGCGACTTCCTCAGTATCTTCATTCACTGGTGGAGCATCCAACAAACCttcctacaaagaaaaaaaggaggaaaGGGGTTAAATATCGAATCGGGTGTGTTCCATGGCAGATGGATATCAATAGACAGGTAAGTGCCTTTTACCTTAGATACAGGAAGCGACGGCGAGTCTCTTGATCTGTTTGATGTAGCAAAGGAACCTCCTTCTTTGCATACAGGAATGTATTTTGCTTTTGGAAGACTGTAAAGATGAGCGAGAACTCTGCAAACTTCATCTATACCAGCCTTGTCTGCATCAAATGCTTTCCACCAAGGAGGATTCTCTGGGAGGGGCACTTGAAATCTACGGGCTGCAGCATATACAACTCCACAGGCCACAACCTCACTCTTGAATCTTACACAGAGTGTTGTGCGCAAACTGCTCACAAACAAAAGCACCCAAGAGGGTTTATGGTTCAGAAACATTACAAATTTATAGGCAATGAGCTAACTAGAAGTTTTAGGACAATTAATTATTGATCACTGCCCTATTAGTTAAAGTTTCATCCAAGAGTATCACTACAtcaattagaagaaaaaatatacatCCCAAAAAAGATACACGATACCTTGATGAAAGAAGTACCTTCCCACTACATCTCATTACAGGTTTGAAAAAACAGAAGGGATACCATGGGCCGAGCATCAGCTTGGCATTTTAGATAATGATGATGAGTGTTTCTGATTTTTCTTGTTGATTTGGTATACACAATATCTCTATGTCACCAAAGAGGTACTGTATAGCAGATACTATCTTATTTACATACTTCAACTATATGTTAATATACAAGGAAAAGGATGTAGGCATCACCTGGTTTAATTAAAACCAGCAATGgcataataaaatgaaagagatGGCTATATTTCCTTTATTAGGAAAAATGAACTGTGTAAGATGCGATTCCTCACAACATAGAAATTGGGAATGGATAAGGGAAAGacattacaaaagaaaaataaccaCCAAAAAGCTTGTCAAACTTATAGTTTTTAATTGAAGTAGGTTCCTTAAAACTCCAACATCTTTTTTTGACATCAGTTACATGACTTTCATTTTAAAGGACAGATATGGACCTTGAAAACTGCTATACATTCATCATGCCATACCAAAGGTATGaactaaaaaatttaactattttcaAGCTAAAATCAGAGTTTATGCcgcccaaaaaaaataaaatgttaagtGTGATGGCCAAAACacaaatataacttaaataattttaaactacTGAGGCGTTAAATGTCTACATAATTTATGACGGTGATCAAGTGCTAATATAACTAGTAGCATAACAAGAAATACTTTCTGTTGTCAACACTCAACACCGACATGAAAGAACATACTCAGATAAACATAATAACacctaaacaattattttttttgagaatgaaaa comes from Solanum pennellii chromosome 1, SPENNV200 and encodes:
- the LOC107025488 gene encoding LOW QUALITY PROTEIN: uncharacterized protein LOC107025488 (The sequence of the model RefSeq protein was modified relative to this genomic sequence to represent the inferred CDS: inserted 3 bases in 2 codons), with the translated sequence MMAAEDKTLLCFCHWGRKNKVMPDGSISYGGGITDQVIVKTGIKYNDFVNAVFDLLGIDPSGRILHFTVKFDSSDIIRLRDQKGVDTLLQFNDGFAHVYVSSLEEELNSRPPSGHAEKVVLVGYSDSEADTTPTGDDENELASPLKKARFQSAGGSKLLKKTTANQSEGARDGKPQQNEAVRGDNQNHASVTRSCSKSMEILNQNRVGLPEGXVQNNSSKTKTVNEQAPLPTSGCAKKVKVGLIVNSDSGRSTIPDGNPPKVYDYPDPEFRDSDKHKSEIYFAVDHIWACHDADFMPRFYACIRKVSSPEFKIKLRWLEAHPEDERERAWVRADLPVGCGKFRRGSSKYTSDRLIFSHQSVXKDKRGLYIVYPRKGETWALFKDWAIRWSSDPKSYRKYKYEIVEVLSDFVGDAGIQVGYLEKVTGFISIFQQTRPTLVGAFFVKPKELYKFSHRIPSKMSGTEREDVPVGSFELDPASLPLNPNYIWCPGKFMMETEDKTLFCFCHWGKKNKVLPDGSASYVGGITRQVIAKTGIKYEDFVNAVFHRLCIDPSDKILHFTVKFDRSQLIQLSDQEDVNTLLQFNDDFAHVYVSSLEMEPHSTLPSVGAKKIEPVVFDLELDTNPVRNDENDLASPLKKAQSNQSAGDSNPLKKSWAHQSIKDSKPQKKEAVASEQASRLPSGGAKKVKLTIDSDSDSGSDSESESESDTVPDGNLPEVYDYPDPEFSVFDKHKAQNCFAIDQIWACYDTVDGMPRFYAHIRKVYSPEFKVMFSWLDAYPEDERSRAWVGAELPVGCGKFRRGSTEFTSDRLTFSHQVQCGMGKRGLYIVYPRKGETWALFKDWDMSWSSDPDNHRKYKYEIVEIVSDYVVDVGVLVAYLDKVSRFVSLFQRMRPTEVGTFFVKPNELYKFSHQIPSFKMTGTEREGVPAGSFELDPASLPLSPDDIWYPGKVMEDSRAVNSEPVENDLPAVPLRARDKSRKATSVKSGDDIHATDGESSKVQITPKKMNTSEKKRTQMSSCSANDGPSTDFDDNCVKKSRHSSPRMPIHLSCQADRDLHSRTKSFGLSNSVGSSKQISTFSVDKGFEETFCDFEMERSTGKFQVNQVWAIYGQNSTLPNTYALVKKIVPAPFKLHVVLLESCAGPKNAAQSVCGTFKVQNEKHQAYDPSSFSHVVKAISTKNRFEIYPREGEIWALYKSLKKTGLDPDKFEYDIVEVIEYSKEWIKVSSLVRVDGLKSVFKQQTSNSVTLEIQKDEFWRFSHQIPAFQLTGEKGGVLRGCWELDPAAVPCSLLSDAPVSV
- the LOC107007733 gene encoding cyclin-L1-1 isoform X1; the encoded protein is MIYTAIDTFYLAEEQLVESPSRKDGIDDVTETALRIYGCDLVQECGILLRLPQAVMATGQVLFHRFYCKKSFARFNVKRVAASCVWLASKLEESPRKARQVLVVFHRMECRRENLPIEHLDTSSKKYVDLKADLIRTERHLLKEMGFICHVEHPHKFISNYLATLETPAELRQEAWNLANDSLRTTLCVRFKSEVVACGVVYAAARRFQVPLPENPPWWKAFDADKAGIDEVCRVLAHLYSLPKAKYIPVCKEGGSFATSNRSRDSPSLPVSKEGLLDAPPVNEDTEEVAKEADAKAVLDKLKDSKKSDDDSKNMPSEGESKEEPGRTDHRIDAGGEKNKDRERDRGRDRERERDKERLKSRERDRGRESDRERERDDFERDREKSKERSHRSRDKVFLLCLTQADLNTAGHSEKPKHQSSRDRDYLSYSSREKDRRRHH
- the LOC107007733 gene encoding cyclin-L1-1 isoform X2 encodes the protein MIYTAIDTFYLAEEQLVESPSRKDGIDDVTETALRIYGCDLVQECGILLRLPQAVMATGQVLFHRFYCKKSFARFNVKRVAASCVWLASKLEESPRKARQVLVVFHRMECRRENLPIEHLDTSSKKYVDLKADLIRTERHLLKEMGFICHVEHPHKFISNYLATLETPAELRQEAWNLANDSLRTTLCVRFKSEVVACGVVYAAARRFQVPLPENPPWWKAFDADKAGIDEVCRVLAHLYSLPKAKYIPVCKEGGSFATSNRSRDSPSLPVSKEGLLDAPPVNEDTEEVAKEADAKAVLDKLKDSKKSDDDSKNMPSEGESKEEPGRTDHRIDAGGEKNKDRERDRGRDRERERDKERLKSRERDRGRESDRERERDDFERDREKSKERSHRSRDKGHSEKPKHQSSRDRDYLSYSSREKDRRRHH
- the LOC107007733 gene encoding cyclin-L1-1 isoform X3 encodes the protein MATGQVLFHRFYCKKSFARFNVKRVAASCVWLASKLEESPRKARQVLVVFHRMECRRENLPIEHLDTSSKKYVDLKADLIRTERHLLKEMGFICHVEHPHKFISNYLATLETPAELRQEAWNLANDSLRTTLCVRFKSEVVACGVVYAAARRFQVPLPENPPWWKAFDADKAGIDEVCRVLAHLYSLPKAKYIPVCKEGGSFATSNRSRDSPSLPVSKEGLLDAPPVNEDTEEVAKEADAKAVLDKLKDSKKSDDDSKNMPSEGESKEEPGRTDHRIDAGGEKNKDRERDRGRDRERERDKERLKSRERDRGRESDRERERDDFERDREKSKERSHRSRDKVFLLCLTQADLNTAGHSEKPKHQSSRDRDYLSYSSREKDRRRHH